One Oryctolagus cuniculus chromosome 7, mOryCun1.1, whole genome shotgun sequence genomic window, CTGTGTCAGGTTTGTCCGGGGAGGCAGCACGGAGCTCTGAGCTACACTTACGTCCCTACCCCCATAACCCCTTTTAAAAACTAGAACGCTAAGCTGCTCAGGGAAACCACCACTGAGAATCCAGAGAGGTAGCTCCACTTCTTCCAGCTGAGTAATCAGTATTCCTGCCCCCTCACAGTTTCCAACACTCCAGAACCAGAAGATAAGATCTGGGCTCGGCTAGAGAAGGGAGTCTGAGTGTTTCTCTCCCGGTTCCCCAGTTTTCCCCATCTTTTTAAGGCTCCTCCATTTCCTCTCCACTCCTCCAGAACTGTGTGTCTTCTCCTTTAAGGGGCTGGGCATCCCTCCCGGCCTCTCCAGAGTCGACCGAAGTTCCCGAGGAGCCTACTCTGGCTGGGCTGGACACACCTTTCAAAAGACCCCCAAAACTACTCCGTGCACCTCAAATGCTCCTTCCCCTCgtgccctccccccgcccctcccccaacccctctccTCTCAACTACAGGATTCAGCCTGTCCCCAGAGGGGCTGAGCATCCTTGAGGTTTCCCACCCTTAAAGGTTCCGTACCCGGATGGAGCCAGAGAAATgtggtgggggggcaggggccagagttTCAACATTGCCCCCCACAAGGAGGAGCCCGAGATGGGGGTAAGGAGAAGGAATTGGGGGATGGGGCTGGCAAGAGGGTGTGGATGGGGATGAGGTAGAGGTACAAGGGGGAAGAGAGGCATCtagacaaggaggaggaggaggagggtgtgtCCGTCATATCAGCTTTGGTTGATGGGGCCTGGTGTGCCCTTTTCAGTCTCAAGTTCGTGGTTCATTATCCATTAACCAGCCCCTCCCTTCACTGTCTGCCAGCCCTGGTCCTGAGCTCCCCATAGCCACCGATCTCAGTTTTCCCCCCTGAGAGTGTGTGTAGGTTTCCAAAGGAGGCTGCTGAGGtcatcccagaccccagcagtgGAGAGGCCTGGGCATTAACCTCTACGCTTCTCAGCTCCGCGGACCCAAGTCTGACCAGGGTGGCAGGATGCCGGAGCCCAGGAGTCGTCGGCTTGGCGGTTGCCTGGCTTCTGGATGCCTCCCAGGTAATCATGCCCTCCCAATGCCTCTGACCCCCAGAGTCGCCTCCAGAATGCGCCCCAGCCAACCTAGTTTCATACCCTCACCAAAGACACCTGTGTGGTCCTCTCCCGGCTCCAAGTGCTCCTGCCTGAAGcttgctctcctctctgtcctgaGCTGGTCCTTGATAGCCGCTCTGTTTCCTTGACCCTCTCACTCAGCACTTTTCTCAtttaattattcaataaatacttgagtGTCGactatgtgccaggccctggtcTCGTTACAGAGCTAAAATAATACCACATCATTTCCTCATAAGCTTGCATTGTACTGCATtagaggaagattttttttttctttgtttaagatttatttattttgaaagagttaggagggagggagggagggagagagagacagagagagagagagagagagagagagaactatcttTTATCTATTGGTTCgcctcccagatggcagcaatggccagtgctgggacaggctgaagccaggagacaggagcttcatccaggtcttcatctggatctcccacatgggtggcaggggcctgaatacttgggtcatcttgcactgctttcctaggcacattagcagggagctggatcagaagtggagcagctgggacttcaatcagtgcccatataagatacCGGCATCACAGATGatggtttacctgctacactacaaagCCAGTCCCTAGGAGAAGATTTTATTATTCCCTCTTGTCTCAGGAGTGGGTGTGTACAAGAAATGGTGATAACAGGGCTTCCTTTCTTCCCCTTTAGGGGAGCAGATCCTAGCATGGGCTCCAGGGCTGAGGAAGGGGCTGGAACCTGAATTGCCTGGCACCTTGATCTGCACCAACTTTAGGGTCACCTTCCAGCCCCATGGATGGCAGCGGAGTCAGGTGAGATGGTTAGAGCAACAGAAAGGGCACCTAGATGAGAATGGGTAGGGGAGTCCAGATGGATGTAGACAACCAGTGGGGGTTAAGGGCTGTTGTTTGAATGTTCCAGTAATGTTCAATGGGGACTATGTCTACGGGGGGCGCCCACAGAGGCAGTCGGGGGCTGCTAAGGTGGAAAGCGAGCTGATTTCAGACGTCTGTAACGTCAGCAATGTGTCTCTTCTAGGACACTCCCCTGAGCAGTGACTATGATTTTGCCCTGGTCAACATCGGGCGGTTAGAGGCTGGTGAGTCTGGAGGTTTGCTAAGGAGCTCGCTGGGGGCACCGGAAGCCCTCCTCTTCCTTGTAGCTCAGAAAACTGCCAGGGAAGGAGTGGACGGGCTGCCGTGGAGGGGGCTGGAAGAGTTCCTCCCGGAGGGACCCTGATCCGTGGTTACACTGCTTTCAGTGAGTGGCTTGTCCCGAGTCCAGCTCCTGCGTCCGGGGTCCCAGCTGAAGTTTGTCCCGGAGGAGCTTCTGATTCACGGCCGAGACTTCCGGCTGCTCAGagttggttttgaggctggaggACTAGAGCCTCAAGCCTGGCAGGTAAGAGGCCCCTAGCCTGAGGATCCGACCTCTCCTCAGAACCTGGGGATCCTGTCCCAATACTCCCCACCGTCTGGGGTCCCTCCCATCAtcccctctactgctttcctcaaGGAGAGGCCAACGGGCTGCGGTAGATGGCCGTATTGGCGCGTAAGGGCCTGATTCTAGCCGGCTCTGCTGGTTACCAGCAGTGTGGTGAGGGTGGGTTTGGCCTCTGaaaaatgggaagggagaggagattCTTCCCAAAATTGCTCCCAGGATGAACATTTCATGAGTCTGTGGTTCTAGATTTGTTCTCGCAATCCCAGTGCCCATGGCCTGCAGCAGCCCTTTCTCTGGCTACGTGTCCTCTGTTGGTGGCAAGGACAGTGGGGCAACACGTGGCTCCACTTCCTTCTCTCCACTTCTTCAGTCTGAGCCCGCAGGATGGGCTGCCCTTTCCTCCACAGGTGACCATGGCCATTGTCCAAGCCAGAGCTCAGAGCAGTCAAGCGCAGCAGTGTTTGGGGCTGCCACTGACCAAGGCTGGTGAGTGAGGGCGCTTTAGGGTGGGAAGTCTGACAAAGCAGAGGCTGCCTGAAGACCAAAGAGCTGAGAAGCTTCTCGGGTTCCTTTTCTTCTGTTTGGCCACCTCAcacctgctccaggccagggttcTGACTCGAGAAAGCCACCTATTCCTCTCTTGGAGACATCGGAAGACTGGGAGTTTGAGCGGAAGAAGCAGGGGGCCAGAGGCTGGAGGGTGAGCACAGTCAATGAGAGGTTCGACGTAGCTACCAGGTGAGGTCCCAGTTCACCCCAACCCCTGTTGCCCTCCCAATCTCTCATGGTCCCAGATCCGATAAAGCTAGGACATCACCCTTGCCGCTAAGCCCCAGCTCCCTTGGGAATGGTCGCCCTAGAGCAGCTTTCTTTGCATGACAACGTGCCTACAAGCCACACTGCAATTTTGCACTCTCAATTTTGCAGCCTCCCCCGTTACTTCTTGGTTCCTAGCCGAGTTCTGGACAGTGAGGTCAGGAGAGCATTTGGCCACTTCCATCAGGGCCGTGGACCGGTCAGTGTGAGGGTGGGGACTGGGAGTCACAGGGGGTGGGTCAGGGGTCGATGTGGAGGGGGGGGGTCCCTGCAGGGTCACTGTGGGGGCAAGGGTGGCTGGGTCCAGAGGATCTCCTGCAGTGACCCTCTTTCACCCATCTGAAGCGCCTGTCCTGGCACCACCCTGGGGGCAGTGACCTTCTCCGCTGTGGAGGCTTCTACACAGCCAGTGACCCTAACAAGGAAGATATCAGGtgaggggaggtgaggggaggggacgCAGGGTTCGGTGTTCAGGGCAGACTCCTTCCCTTATTTTCTGGCTCCATGGCCTCCAGAGCAGTGGAGTCGATGCTACAGGCTGGGCATTCTGACGTCGTCCTGGTAGACGTCGTGGATGAGCTGCCTGGTCTCGCTGATGTCCAGCTCGCCCACTTGAGGCTGAGGGCCCTCTGCGTGCCTGGTAAGAATGACCTTGGACGCCTCGCCCTCACCCCTAGGTCTGCTGACCCCAGCATGCTTTGCTCTTTTGCCCACTGTGCAGGAGTAGCCGTTCAGCCCGATGATTCTTAGTTTTCTATTCAACTCCCATCTCCTCCCAGACTCACTGCTTTTCTGTCTTCTGGACCCTAACTTAgatttttaaatagctttattgagatacaatGTACAGACCACAAAACTCACCCTTCACCTATCTTTAATGTACAATTCAATTTACAGTGTTGTATAATCATTACCACACTTTAAATCTTAGAAACCTCATAGCCATTCACAGTTACTTTTCATTCCAACTCTCAGCCATAGGCAACCACTACCCAAGTTATTCTGTtaagtgtttacttatttgaaagagtgactgggggtggggagagagagagagagaaagaagggtgtctttatccactgattcactccccaaatgctgcatagaccaaaaccaagagcctagcACTCTTCCTGGGCCTCCCACGctggtggcagggattcaagcacttgggtcatcatctgctgccttcccaggtgcatttgcaagaagctggatcagaaacagagtatctgggaatcaaaccagtgctcgGATTTGAGACGtgagcagtggtttaacccgctgtgcaacAACACCTGTCCCCTAtccaacttcttcttcttctttttttttttttttaagatttatttgaggcagagttatagagaggcagaggcagagacagacagagacagagagagaggtcttccatccactggttcactccccacatggccgcaatggcaggagctgggctgctccgaagccaggagccaggagcttcttccagtttccccacaagggttcaggggtccaaggacctgggccatcttctactgttttctcaggccatagcagagagctggatcggaagtggtgcagacgggactcgaaccagcacccttttAACCAATTAGCCTATAGACTTGAATCCTGTTCTCATCTCTGCCCTTATCCCTCTATTCGCTATCAGATTCATCTGTAGCTGAGGACAAATGGCTGTCAGCTCTGGAGGGAACACGATGGTTGGACTATGTCAGGTACTCCCAGCTTAATCTATAATTCAACCTTTCCCAGCCTTTCATGAACTTGGACTCCTAAATGGCCTTCCATTATGTTCTCCTGGTTTCCCGAGAAGACTGTCATCTGCTAGTCCTTGGAAGAAGGGGCAGGACTTTGGAGTCTGCCTCTATTCCATTCCCCCCTCTCTTCCTCAACTTCCCCTCCAGGTCTTGTCTTCGCAAGGCCAGCGACATCTCAGTCTTAGTGACATCCAGGGTTCGTTCTGTAGTTCTTCAAGGTGAGTCCCTTGGGTCCGCCTCCtccattcctttcctttttccttcaccCACCTGACTGGATTTGTTCCTGGAGGAAGACCACAGGGCTTCCTGTCCCCTTCTAGTGCTAGCATCTTCCGGTCACTAGGAAGTACCCATCCTTGAGTGCCACCTCTGCTGACCACTGCAGCCTGGGGACCTGAACATGGCTGTGTTCTCAGCTCCTCCGTGCCCATCCTTCCGTTAGTGCACGGGTGCACGGGGATGGGGGTTGGATTGGGAAGAGCAATGCAGAAACTGCTTTGAGAATTGTGGTTCTGTCTCCTCTGTGTAAAACTGGGTATTTCTATCCAGGGGTAGTCTACAAAATGAATCATTCCTggtctttgttttctcttcacttcTACGTGCCCTCTCAATCCTACTTTCCCCAAACTTTTCCCTCTGTGCCTCCCACTTCTtgctgtgtctccttctctccttctctcttgtccTAGTTTCCTGGGCCTCCCTTCTTTGTCCCAtcccttcttcctctttgtcaCCCAGAGCGCGGTGATCGTGATCTCAATGGCCTCCTCTCTTCACTCGTCCAGCTGCTCTCAGCCCCTGAAGCCCGAACACTGTGTGGCTTCCAATCACTAGTGCAGCGAGAGTGGGTGGCCGCTGGACACCCTTTCCTGACCCGGCTTGGGGGAACAGGGGCCAGTGAGGAGGTAAGAATCATTTGGGAGTGTTTCGGGTGTTGCAGGGGAGTATTACCAAAGAAGTAAGGGGATAAGAAAAATTACATAGTGCAGTCCACAGAAAGTGCACCTGCTCACGATGGTCCTGAGGTTAACTAAGCTTGAGGAACCGGGATGAGTGAAGCTCCCAACACCCTACGCCCTCAGTTCATATTGTCATCCCTTCACCTTCATAATGCCCCTCAtgtcctgtgtcccccaggcCCATCATTTGTCATCCTccctccttgggtctctgccacccttccAACCTCTTGCCTTCCCTTCCCAGGCGCCGGTGTTCCTCCTGTTCCTAGACTGTGTCTGGCAGCTCCTCCAGCAGTTTCCAGCTGAGTTTGAATTCTCTGAGTTTTTCCTTCTTGCTCTTCATGACAGTGTCAGGGTTCCTGACACCCTTACTTTTCTGAGGAATACTCCCTGGGAGCGTGGAAAGCAGAGTGGACAGGTCAGCGACCTCTATATTTTTGACTGGTCATTTGTTCTCATTGAGAAGAGCTGTGTGAAGTTCAGTCTTGATCTGTTTTATGAGAAGTGCGGTccatgggtggggaggggaggtcacGCTTGCTCTCAGGACTAGGTTTTGCCCTCCATCTGATTCCTGGAGTAAGAGGGGAGAGTTTCATAATGTCTAGATTCAGGAGGAGGATTATATTACTCTATGTAACCATCCTTTTTCCTGCTTCCTCGGTCCAGTTCAGTTCCTACACACAAGTCTATACCCCAGGGTACTCCCACCCCCCAGCTGGGAATTCCATTAACCTGCAGCTGTCTGTCTGGGACTGGGATTTACGCTACAGTAATGAACAGATACTACAATTCCATAATCCTGGCTATAACCCAGAACACGGCCCAGATGCCTGGCTTCCGAGACAGCAGGTGAGGCATCTGACTTCTTCAACTCCCTTGACTTTCTCCACAGGCTTATGCTACTAGATGCAGAGAGACATAATGTCTGAGTTCCTCCCGGGAAGCCTCCCCACTTCTCTTCTGCAGCTGTCAGTCTCTGACTTTCCCCAGGAAGACACAAGTCCTAGGACAGAATAGAGGCTTATACTTTTGTCTTTCTCATTCCTGTTTCTCAGTCTTCCTGTTTCACACATACATTTTACAAGTTGCCCTAAAATCAACTTTCATCGGTCCCGAGCCCTAGTTGCAGCCTGATGAGGACAGTTCTGAGCGCAGGCCTGGGGTTCTGGTTGCCAGTGCAAGTGTAGATAGGAGTCCCATGCCCTTCCTAACAGACTGGGGACACTGAGCTTGTCTGGTTTCTCAGTTGCCAGTTGATTTCCCTTTCCCATTTAGCCaagcttcctggttcctggccctcCCAGTTCTGTGTGGCTGTTCTCTAAAGGGGCCCTGACCCCTCTACACCAGCTCTGTCCGTGGCGGGAGAGTCCCTCTCTGCTGGCGGTCTCTTCTCGTTGGCTACCCCGGATGGCTGTCTCCTCTGAAAGCCTGGCTGACCAAGAGTGGGGGCTCCCTTTACACTGGGGAGCTTGCCCTTTAcctccagggctgctgctgcctgggtaTCTGGGACCTCAGATCAGGCTCTGGAGACGCTGCTACCTGAGGGGACGGCCCGAGGTCCAGGTGAGTAAAGAAGACAGGGACtgggagtgggggaaggggctTGACAGCTGAACCAGATGAACAGAGCTGGGAAGGCAAGGGGCTGGGCGGGCTGGGAAATGAAGTACCGTTAGAGGAAACTGCTAGAAGCTTACATTAAATGGAATTTAGGGCAGAGTTGGGAGGGGAAAGACAATTAGGCACCACAAGTAGCGGGCAGATCTTAGAAGCAGGGGTCTAGAGCTGCAAtgacgtttctctctgtccctattGGCACCCTTCCCAGATGGGCCTCTCAGCTCTCACAGTCTCTGGCCTCCAGGATGAACTATCCCATCTTCAGGAACTATTAAGGAAGTGGACACCAAGAGCGTTTCCTGGTGATCACTCCAAGAAAAGAGATCCAAGTACCATTCTCTCTCATTCCTGCTGAAATTGCTGGCATTCTCAAAGAGCAGCGGGGGATCTGGGTTGAGGGAGAGTCCTAATACTGCAGTGTTTTGTATATGGCCTTGTTGCCTCAGCTTTCACACTCCAGCTCTTAAGCAAACTCACTTAGAATTGAGTTTGTTGTGGACGGTGGTGCTAATCTTTAATTCTTGTCCTTTTATTTGGTTCCTGAAGCTGTTGTTTCCTGGGAGTTGAagaattaagaaacaaaacaatcCACAATGTAATTGCTTTATAGATAGCCAGCTATTTAAGTTGTGACACCAGAGACGCTGTTCACCAGTTCCAACAGTATGGCCTAAAGACCTCATTCT contains:
- the MTMR11 gene encoding LOW QUALITY PROTEIN: myotubularin-related protein 11 (The sequence of the model RefSeq protein was modified relative to this genomic sequence to represent the inferred CDS: deleted 1 base in 1 codon); the protein is MWWGGRGQSFNIAPHKEEPEMGLRGPKSDQGGRMPEPRSRRLGGCLASGCLPGEQILAWAPGLRKGLEPELPGTLICTNFRVTFQPHGWQRSQDTPLSSDYDFALVNIGRLEAVSGLSRVQLLRPGSQLKFVPEELLIHGRDFRLLRVGFEAGGLEPQAWQVTMAIVQARAQSSQAQQCLGLPLTKAGQGSDSRKPPIPLLETSEDWEFERKKQGARGWRVSTVNERFDVATSLPRYFLVPSRVLDSEVRRAFGHFHQGRGPRLSWHHPGGSDLLRCGGFYTASDPNKEDIRAVESMLQAGHSDVVLVDVVDELPGLADVQLAHLRLRALCVPDSSVAEDKWLSALEGTRWLDYVRSCLRKASDISVLVTSRVRSVVLQERGDRDLNGLLSSLVQLLSAPEARTLCGFQSLVQREWVAAGHPFLTRLGGTGASEEAPVFLLFLDCVWQLLQQFPAEFEFSEFFLLALHDSVRVPDTLTFLRNTPWERGKQSGQFSSYTQVYTPGYSHPPAGNSINLQLSVWDWDLRYSNEQILQFHNPGYNPEHGPDAWLPRQQPSFLVPGPPSSVWLFSKGALTPLHQLCPWRESPSLLAVSSRWLPRMAVSSESLADQEWGLPLHWGACPLPPGLLLPGYLGPQIRLWRRCYLRGRPEVQMGLSALTVSGLQDELSHLQELLRKWTPRAFPGDHSKKRDPSTILSIPAEIAGILKEQRGIWVEGES